The genomic interval TCTCACGGCAGCGCTCGAGCCGCGGGAGGACGGGACCGCCACGCTCAAGCGGGAGGCAGCACGGGAGACCATGTTCAACGACGCCCCAGACGAGCAAGTCGCCCCCATCTTGGACAAGATGGGCCCACACGCGCTCGGCACGCTCGGCGAGACCGCCACTGGGCTCGGCTGGCAGCAACACCCCGCCACCTACGTGATCACGCTCCAGGACAAGATGTTCTCCGTCGCCTTGCAGCACGAGTTCGCGAGCCACGTCGACACTGTCGTCAAGGTGGACGCGGGACACGGACCGATGTTCACCAAACCGGCCGAGATCGCCGAGGCGATCGCCGCAGCGGCGAGCTGACACTGTCCAACAGGGCCGGGCCGGAATGAATTCCGCCCGGCCCTGTGCAAGCGAAGTCAGCTGTATCTAGAGGAAGCCCCTGGCCCCTTTTTGGCCGAGCAGTTCGCTCGAGGACCCTGGAGTCGGTCCTCAGGTGGGCGGGTGCGTGCGTTGACCGTGCCGGCGAGCTCGGCGTTTTTTTCGAACACGATGCGTCACAATCCCAGCAGCGTCGAGCAGCTCAGCGGCTTGCCGATCACGACCCGGTTCGCGACTACATGACGGGCCCGGATGGGCGTTGCAATGGCTCGGGCGACCGCTATTGGGCCGGATCAGGGCCGTTCCGGCCACCGACTGACGGCTCGTCGAGGATGCCCGTCTCGTCGATCTCGAGCTCGGCGAGCACTTGACGGGTTTGGTCGCTTCCCCACGCGGTGCTGCCCAGCGGCCGAAGCGCCGTTCGGCTGAACCGGGGCGCCGGCGAGGGAAGGAGATCGTCGCCGGCTCGGGTGAAGATCCCCCGTTCCCGGTTGTGCGGGTGGTCCGCGGCCTCCGCCCCCGTCAACACCGGCGAGATGCAGGCACCAGCGGCCTCCGCGTGCTCGGACCACTCGGATTGCGTGCGCTGGGCGAAAGCGGCCCCGAGTCGTTCACGCCACCAGGGCCAGGCGGCACGATCCCACCGATCCGGCCCGTCGTCTCGAATCTCGAGCAGCGCCAGCAGGGACTTCCAGTACCGCTCCTCCACGGCTCCGACCGCGACAAGGCGGCCGTCAGATGTTGGGTACACGTCGTAGAACGGGGCGCCGGAGTCGTTGAGGTTCGAACCCCGGTCTTCGTTCCACCGTCCCTCGTTGCGCATCTCGTGACTCATGGTGCTGAGCAGTGCGTGGCCCTCGAGCATCGACGTGTCGACCACCTGTCCCATACCCGACTCGCGGGCCTCCAGCACGGCAGCGGTCACCCCAAGCGTGAGCAGCATGGCGCCCCCGCCGTCGGCGAGCAAGTTCATCGGGGGCGCCGGCAGGGTGCCGGCGCGTCCGAGGTGGGCGAGTACGCCGGAGACGGCCAAGAAGTTGATGTCGTGGCCGGGCTGGCTCGCCAAGGGCCCGGTCTGCCCCCAACCGGTGATGCGTCCGTAGACCAGCCGGGGATTTGCGGCCATACAGTCAGCGGGTCCCACACCGAGGCTCTCGGTGACTTCAGGTAAGAAGCCCTCGAGGACGGCATCGGCCCGGCTCGCGATCGTGAGCGCGGCCCGCCGTCCCGCCGGGGTGCGCAGATCGAGACTCACTCTGCGTCTGCCGCGCCCGAGCCCGGCATCTCCTGACGGCGTGATGTCATCGGCGGGCCGCGGACGGTGGATGCTGATCACCTCGGCGCCGAGATCGGCCAGCAGCATTCCGCTGAAGCGCACCGGACCTCGGCCGCCGAGCTCGAGCACCCTCAGTCCGTGCAGGGGTCCCACGTCGATTCCTTTCGCGTTCGCATCATCGAGCTTTGAGGGCCCGCTCGCGCTACTGCACGAGCGGACCCGCAACGCGCCGATGTCAGCTAGGCAACAGCGTGCGCGGCATCAAGCACGTTGCTCGTGAACACGTAGCTCGAGAACCCGCCCTCGACCTCCTGATTCACCGCTGTGACGTAGTTGCCCAAGCCGCCCAGATAGCACAAGGTGCTCGGCTTCTTTCCGGGCACGTTCGCGCCCAGGAACCACGGCCGATCGCCCAGGCCCTGCTCGAGCAGCGTCGCCTTGAGGACCATGTCGCACTGGTCCGACCAGGCCTCGACCCCTTCCGGAGTGGCCTCGACACGGGTGACCTTTTCGGCCAGGGCGCGTTCGAGGATCTTTTCGATGAGGTCGACCTGCGTCTCGATGACCGGTGGGTGGCTGGCGAAAGGGGCCTGAGGTCCCAGGATCGTGAACAGGTTCGGGAAGCCGGCCGCGGACAGACCGAACAGCATCTTGGCCCCATCGGCCCACTGCTCCGCGATCGTGCGACCTCCGACTCCGCGGATGTCCAGGTTGGCCAGGGGGCCGGTGATGGCGTCGAATCCTGTTGCGTAGATGATCACGTCCAGCTCGTACTCGGCGCCGCTCGCAGTACGTAGGCCGGTCGGCGTGATCTCCTGGATCGGATCCTCGCGCACACTCACCAAGGACACGTTCGGACGGTTGTACGTCTCGTAGTAGAAGCTTCCCAGCGGAGGGCGCTTGCCACCGATCGGGTGGGTGGTGGGGCAGAGCAGGTCGGCGGTGTGCGGGTCCTTCACGATGGTGCGGATCTTGCGGCGGACGAACTCCGCGGCCGCGTCGTTGACGCGCTGGTCTACCAGCAGGTCGTCGACGGTCTCGAAGATGAACCGGAAACCGCCGGCCTCCCAACCGGCCTCGAAGACCTTCTCCAGCTCCTCGTCGCTGAGCTCGGAACCAA from Rhodococcus sp. 4CII carries:
- a CDS encoding alpha/beta fold hydrolase, with amino-acid sequence MAKPVLLVHGAFTGAWAWDKVVAELEQRGIRVNTVDLPSRGPDGTLERDAQAVRDALKDFEEPAVLVGHSYGGAVITRASADNDGVAHLVYVCAALPQAGESVSDLLSRDPEPQGDLTAALEPREDGTATLKREAARETMFNDAPDEQVAPILDKMGPHALGTLGETATGLGWQQHPATYVITLQDKMFSVALQHEFASHVDTVVKVDAGHGPMFTKPAEIAEAIAAAAS
- a CDS encoding NAD(P)/FAD-dependent oxidoreductase, whose protein sequence is MPLQTMSDVDAVVIGAGFAGLRTIHALRKLGLSMQVFEAGTDVGGTWYWNRYPGARTDTESWAYCLSFDREGWEKWDFPERFASQPDTLNYLRHVADKHDMRKHIRFSTRVTGATFDENTNRWTVVTEDGLQVSCRWLITGLGWLGVAFKPPFPGADSFQGEFYSTSQWPHEPVDLAGKRVGVIGTGATGVQVIQSVAHVAEHLTVFQRTPNFVVPTRNHALSPEQKAELSRDYESVWDKAFKHVFGFPMESPQRLGSELSDEELEKVFEAGWEAGGFRFIFETVDDLLVDQRVNDAAAEFVRRKIRTIVKDPHTADLLCPTTHPIGGKRPPLGSFYYETYNRPNVSLVSVREDPIQEITPTGLRTASGAEYELDVIIYATGFDAITGPLANLDIRGVGGRTIAEQWADGAKMLFGLSAAGFPNLFTILGPQAPFASHPPVIETQVDLIEKILERALAEKVTRVEATPEGVEAWSDQCDMVLKATLLEQGLGDRPWFLGANVPGKKPSTLCYLGGLGNYVTAVNQEVEGGFSSYVFTSNVLDAAHAVA
- a CDS encoding CaiB/BaiF CoA-transferase family protein, with product MGPLHGLRVLELGGRGPVRFSGMLLADLGAEVISIHRPRPADDITPSGDAGLGRGRRRVSLDLRTPAGRRAALTIASRADAVLEGFLPEVTESLGVGPADCMAANPRLVYGRITGWGQTGPLASQPGHDINFLAVSGVLAHLGRAGTLPAPPMNLLADGGGAMLLTLGVTAAVLEARESGMGQVVDTSMLEGHALLSTMSHEMRNEGRWNEDRGSNLNDSGAPFYDVYPTSDGRLVAVGAVEERYWKSLLALLEIRDDGPDRWDRAAWPWWRERLGAAFAQRTQSEWSEHAEAAGACISPVLTGAEAADHPHNRERGIFTRAGDDLLPSPAPRFSRTALRPLGSTAWGSDQTRQVLAELEIDETGILDEPSVGGRNGPDPAQ